One window of the Piliocolobus tephrosceles isolate RC106 chromosome 17, ASM277652v3, whole genome shotgun sequence genome contains the following:
- the CPNE7 gene encoding copine-7 — protein MSAGSERGAAAAPGGLPAPCASKVELRLSCRHLLDRDPLTKSDPSVALLQQAQGQWVQVGRTEVVRSSLHPVFSKVFTVDYYFEEVQRLRFEVYDTHGPSGFSCQEDDFLGGMECTLGQIVAQKKVTRPLLLKFGRNAGKSTITVIAEDISGNNGYVELSFRARKLDDKDLFSKSDPFLELYRVNDDQGLQLVYRTEVVKNNLNPVWEPFKVSLSSLCSCEETRPLKCLVWDYDSRGKHDFIGEFTTTFEEMQKVFREGQAQWDCVNPKYKQKRRSYKNSGAVILADLKFHRVYSFLDYIMGGCQIHFTVAIDFTASNGDPRNSCSLHYINPYQPNEYLKALVSVGEICQDYDSDKRFSALGFGARIPPKYEVSHDFAINFSPEDDECEGIQGVVEAYQNCLPRVQLYGPTNVAPIISKVARVAAAEERTGEASQYYILLILTDGVVTDMADTREAIVRASRLPMSIIIVGVGNADFTDMQVLDGDDGVLRSPRGEPALRDIVQFVPFRELKNASPAALAKCVLAEVPKQVVEYYSHRGLPPRGLGVPAGEASPGCTP, from the exons ATGAGCGCGGGCTCGGAGCGCGGGGCGGCGGCGGCCCCCGGGGGGTTGCCCGCGCCCTGCGCCTCGAAGGTGGAACTGCGGCTCAGCTGCCGGCACCTGCTGGACCGCGACCCGCTCACCAAGTCCGACCCCAGCGTGGCGTTGCTGCAGCAGGCGCAGGGCCAGTGGGTGCAG GTGGGCAGAACCGAGGTGGTCCGGAGCAGCCTGCATCCCGTGTTCTCCAAAGTCTTCACCGTGGACTACTATTTCGAGGAGGTGCAGAGGCTGCGCTTTGAGGTATACGACACGCATGGGCCCAGCGGCTTCAGCTGTCAGGAGGACGACTTCCTGGGGGGCATGGAGTGCACCCTGGGGCAG ATTGTGGCTCAGAAGAAAGTGACCCGCCCGCTGCTGCTCAAGTTTGGCAGGAACGCCGGCAAGTCCACCATCACG GTGATCGCTGAGGACATCTCGGGGAACAACGGCTACGTGGAGCTCTCCTTCCGGGCCAGGAAGCTGGATGACAAG GACCTCTTCAGCAAGTCCGACCCCTTCCTGGAGCTCTACCGGGTCAACGACGACCAGGGCTTGCAGCTGGTGTACAGGACGGAG GTGGTGAAGAACAACCTGAACCCCGTATGGGAGCCCTTTAAAGTCTCGCTGAGCTCCCTCTGCAGCTGCGAGGAGACAAGGCCTCTGAAG TGCCTGGTCTGGGATTACGACTCTCGAGGAAAACACGACTTCATCGGAGAATTTACTACCACCTTCGAGGAGATGCAGAAGGTCTTCAGGGAGGGGCAG GCCCAGTGGGACTGTGTGAATCCCAAATACAAGCAGAAGAGACGCAGTTACAAGAACTCGGGGGCGGTCATCCTGGCTGACCTGAAG TTCCACAGGGTTTACTCCTTCCTGGACTATATCATGGGCGGCTGCCAGATCCACTTCACC GTGGCCATTGACTTCACCGCCTCCAACGGAGACCCGCGGAACAGCTGCTCCCTGCATTACATCAACCCTTACCAGCCCAATGAGTACCTGAAGGCACTGGTGTCTGTGGGCGAGATCTGTCAGGACTATGACAG CGACAAGAGGTTTTCCGCTTTGGGGTTTGGAGCCCGGATCCCGCCCAAGTATGAG GTGTCCCATGACTTTGCCATCAATTTCAGCCCTGAGGATGATGAGTGTGAAG GCATCCAGGGCGTGGTGGAGGCCTACCAGAACTGTCTGCCCAGGGTCCAGCTCTACGGCCCCACCAACGTGGCGCCCATCATCTCCAAGGTGGCACGCGTGGCGGCGGCCGAGGAACGCACTGGGGAAGCCTCT CAATACTACATCCTGCTGATCCTGACAGACGGCGTGGTGACCGACATGGCCGACACGCGGGAGGCCATTGTGCGCGCCTCACGCCTGCCCATGTCCATCATCATCGTGGGCGTGGGCAACGCTGACTTCACTGACATGCAGGTCCTGGACGGCGACGACGGCGTCCTGCGCTCCCCACGGGGTGAGCCCGCGCTCCGGGACATCGTACAGTTTGTGCCCTTCCGGGAGCTCAAAAAC